In the genome of Streptomyces racemochromogenes, one region contains:
- a CDS encoding SMI1/KNR4 family protein: MEIEHADWPNFLARWSEEWADAHGDGDELSPDDIEAWRGRWLGADPATEADIAAMEDRLGRTMPPSYREFLRVSDGWRHAGAFVWRLAGTREAHWHNDAMGLGEDFDAVWGEEDNPEEVRAQVGLWSRALQLDVESDITFVLLDPEDVGPDGEWAVRVWASWRAADPERYPSFAAFMIAMHQEFHTLAPGRDGEDGPTFVNDTTRAQDAAVSRARTAALRGRYEEAAALLAEAHKYGRRTHTNSWSRSRNWTARGGTGPSSRTPTTHASSANSSR; this comes from the coding sequence ATGGAGATCGAACATGCCGACTGGCCGAACTTCCTGGCCCGTTGGAGCGAGGAATGGGCGGACGCGCACGGGGACGGCGATGAGCTGAGCCCCGACGACATCGAGGCATGGCGGGGCAGGTGGCTCGGCGCCGATCCGGCCACCGAGGCGGACATCGCCGCGATGGAGGACCGGCTCGGCCGGACGATGCCGCCCTCCTACCGGGAGTTCCTGCGGGTCAGCGACGGCTGGCGGCACGCCGGCGCCTTCGTCTGGAGACTGGCCGGCACCCGTGAGGCGCACTGGCACAACGATGCGATGGGCCTCGGCGAGGACTTCGACGCGGTCTGGGGCGAGGAGGACAACCCTGAGGAGGTACGGGCTCAGGTGGGGCTGTGGTCCCGGGCACTGCAACTGGACGTCGAGTCGGACATCACCTTCGTACTGCTCGACCCGGAGGACGTGGGGCCGGACGGCGAGTGGGCGGTGCGTGTGTGGGCGTCCTGGCGGGCGGCCGACCCCGAGCGGTATCCGTCGTTCGCGGCGTTCATGATCGCCATGCACCAGGAATTCCACACGCTCGCGCCCGGCCGGGACGGGGAGGACGGCCCCACCTTCGTCAACGACACGACCCGGGCCCAGGACGCCGCCGTGTCCCGGGCCCGGACCGCGGCACTACGCGGCCGGTACGAAGAGGCGGCCGCCCTGCTGGCGGAAGCGCACAAGTACGGCCGGCGTACGCACACGAACTCCTGGAGCAGATCGCGCAACTGGACGGCACGCGGGGGTACGGGACCCAGCAGCCGCACCCCGACAACCCACGCTTCCTCAGCGAACAGCTCCCGCTGA
- a CDS encoding HEAT repeat domain-containing protein, protein MTDHRDAVLRLWGRQLYERQGEPLAWARAVLEATGRPATAVTAAMSGRLDALAGSPSDHAWLLFHTVAKLAANLRADGRYDADVGTRIGPLALRLGELEPPLAGPLEDALGHPPDGPTSLVTVHAAELSRNRTIRMRAIDALLEWAELGHPQARAALSEVASDHRTQDVTVWTKALNRITLFGDASVEPGLLRALADTGHRGVRWSVLACAELGFRRAVPLITALLEHPDPMVREGACEALGLLEEPAAVPALTARLNDETDWVRSRAALALGQIGGDRALAALWQTMMERRNPKAGYLASAIAAFGPPVVDDLIALTTDPDPDLRALACRALGSTADDRALPALERLAAHDLARTTLGGLVATAAKQGLRTAHRMRARTAST, encoded by the coding sequence ATGACCGACCACCGTGACGCCGTCCTCCGCCTGTGGGGCCGCCAGCTCTACGAGCGTCAGGGCGAGCCGCTGGCCTGGGCGCGGGCGGTCCTGGAGGCCACCGGTCGCCCGGCGACCGCCGTCACCGCGGCGATGTCCGGCCGGCTCGACGCCCTCGCTGGTTCCCCGTCGGACCACGCATGGCTGCTGTTCCATACGGTCGCCAAGCTGGCCGCGAACCTGCGGGCCGACGGCCGCTACGACGCGGACGTCGGCACCCGAATCGGCCCACTGGCCCTGCGCCTGGGCGAGCTCGAACCACCGCTCGCCGGCCCGCTCGAGGACGCACTCGGCCACCCGCCGGACGGACCGACATCCCTCGTCACCGTCCACGCAGCCGAGCTGAGCAGGAACCGCACGATCCGGATGCGGGCGATCGACGCCCTGCTGGAGTGGGCCGAGCTCGGCCATCCGCAGGCCCGGGCGGCCCTGTCCGAGGTCGCCTCCGACCACCGGACGCAGGATGTCACCGTCTGGACCAAGGCACTCAACCGGATCACCCTGTTCGGCGACGCGAGCGTCGAACCGGGCCTCCTGCGTGCCCTCGCCGACACCGGGCACCGCGGGGTGCGGTGGTCGGTGCTCGCCTGTGCCGAACTGGGCTTCCGCCGGGCCGTCCCGCTGATCACCGCCCTGCTGGAGCATCCCGATCCGATGGTCCGCGAGGGTGCCTGCGAGGCGCTCGGCCTCCTTGAGGAACCGGCCGCCGTACCCGCCCTGACAGCCCGGCTGAACGACGAGACCGACTGGGTACGCAGCAGGGCCGCCCTGGCGCTCGGCCAGATCGGCGGCGACCGGGCACTCGCTGCGCTCTGGCAGACCATGATGGAACGCCGGAACCCGAAGGCCGGCTATCTCGCCTCAGCGATCGCTGCTTTCGGCCCGCCGGTGGTGGACGACCTGATCGCCCTCACCACCGATCCGGACCCGGACCTCCGCGCACTGGCCTGCCGCGCTCTCGGCTCCACCGCCGACGACCGGGCCCTGCCGGCACTGGAACGCCTCGCCGCCCACGACCTCGCCAGAACCACCCTCGGCGGCCTCGTGGCAACGGCCGCCAAGCAGGGACTGCGGACCGCGCACCGCATGCGCGCGCGCACCGCATCGACCTGA
- a CDS encoding helix-turn-helix domain-containing protein gives MPTRTAAQHRAERGVAYDAYLAQCPARQLLDRIADKWVSLAVNALADGPQRYSDLRRRLASVSQKMLTQTLRHLERDGLVSRTVIPAVPVRVEYELTELGRSLLPVMSAIKEWAEEHMDEVRAARAVYDEPS, from the coding sequence ATGCCCACCCGTACCGCCGCCCAGCACCGCGCCGAGCGGGGCGTCGCCTACGACGCCTACCTCGCGCAGTGCCCCGCCCGTCAGCTCCTGGACCGGATCGCCGACAAGTGGGTCAGCCTCGCCGTCAACGCACTGGCCGACGGGCCTCAGCGCTACAGCGACCTGCGTCGCAGGCTGGCGAGCGTGAGCCAGAAGATGCTCACGCAGACCCTGCGGCACCTGGAACGCGACGGACTGGTGTCGCGGACCGTGATCCCCGCCGTCCCGGTCCGCGTCGAGTACGAGCTCACCGAGCTCGGCCGCTCGCTACTACCGGTCATGTCCGCCATCAAGGAATGGGCGGAGGAACACATGGACGAGGTGCGCGCCGCCCGCGCCGTGTACGACGAACCGAGCTGA